The Mycolicibacterium mageritense genome contains a region encoding:
- a CDS encoding L,D-transpeptidase translates to MWQVQDVARPRRNRIRRTVVAMVPAVMFAITACGGGESAGPPPVIADKGTPFGDLLVPKVNASVTDGAVGVAVDAPVTVSAENGVLGSVSMSDESGAPVAGTLSADGLTWSTTDPLDYNEQYTLTAQSLGLGGVTSRRLTFETHSPENLTMPYVLPNDGEVVGVGQPVAVRFDENITDRAAAQRAITVKTTPAVEGAFYWLNNREVRWRPAEYWKPGTTVDVTVNTYGVELGDGLFGQGNVSTHFTIGDELIAQADDNTKTLTIRRNGEVIKTMPISMGKNSTPTNNGTYIIGDRFDHLIMDSSTYGVPVNSANGYRTEVDFATQMSYSGIYVHGAPWSVGSQGYSNVSHGCLNVSTANARWFYENTKRGDIVEVVNTVGAVLPGTDGLGDWNIPWEQWRAGNAST, encoded by the coding sequence ATGTGGCAGGTCCAGGATGTGGCCCGTCCGCGCCGGAACCGAATCCGGCGGACGGTGGTCGCGATGGTGCCCGCTGTGATGTTTGCCATCACCGCGTGCGGCGGCGGCGAGTCGGCGGGCCCGCCGCCCGTGATCGCCGACAAGGGAACCCCGTTCGGTGACCTGCTGGTGCCGAAGGTCAACGCGTCGGTCACCGACGGTGCCGTCGGCGTCGCGGTCGACGCGCCGGTCACCGTCAGTGCCGAGAACGGCGTGCTGGGCAGCGTCAGCATGTCCGATGAGAGCGGCGCCCCCGTCGCGGGCACGCTCAGTGCCGACGGGTTGACGTGGTCCACAACGGATCCTCTCGACTACAACGAGCAGTACACGCTCACCGCGCAGTCGCTCGGGCTCGGTGGGGTGACCAGTCGGCGGCTGACGTTCGAGACGCACTCACCGGAGAACCTGACGATGCCGTACGTGCTGCCCAACGATGGCGAGGTCGTCGGTGTCGGGCAGCCGGTCGCGGTCCGGTTCGACGAGAACATCACCGACCGGGCGGCCGCGCAGCGGGCCATCACGGTCAAGACCACGCCGGCCGTCGAGGGTGCGTTCTACTGGCTCAACAATCGCGAAGTGCGTTGGCGCCCTGCGGAATACTGGAAGCCCGGTACCACGGTGGACGTCACGGTCAACACTTACGGCGTGGAACTGGGCGACGGCCTGTTCGGCCAGGGCAACGTGTCGACGCATTTCACCATCGGCGATGAGCTCATCGCACAAGCCGACGACAACACCAAGACCCTGACCATCCGCCGCAACGGTGAGGTCATCAAGACCATGCCGATCTCGATGGGCAAGAACAGCACTCCGACCAACAACGGCACGTACATCATCGGTGACCGGTTCGACCACCTGATCATGGATTCGTCGACGTATGGGGTTCCGGTCAACTCGGCCAACGGCTATCGCACCGAAGTCGACTTCGCCACGCAGATGTCCTACAGCGGCATCTACGTCCACGGTGCGCCGTGGTCGGTGGGCAGCCAGGGCTACAGCAATGTCAGCCATGGCTGCCTCAACGTGAGCACCGCCAACGCCCGGTGGTTCTACGAGAACACCAAGCGCGGCGACATCGTCGAGGTGGTCAACACCGTCGGCGCGGTGCTGCCGGGTACCGACGGCCTCGGGGACTGGAACATCCCCTGGGAACAGTGGCGCGCCGGTAACGCCAGCACCTGA